In Desulfobacter hydrogenophilus, the genomic stretch TTACCACCGCATTGAGATTACCCTGGACCATTGAAATTTGAGCTTGGGCCGAACACAAGCCTACAATTGTGTCATTCATCCACGCCACCTTCACAGCCCTGTGTTTCCCGCAGCCGTCCAGCATCAGTCGCAGACCCCGGGCCTGGACCTGGACACCGGGATTAAATTTAAAATCCTGTTCTGTTGCAAACTGCTGGGTCAGCAGAGGCAACATCTGATCAATATCGATAGGGCGTGCATCTTTAATGATAATTTCCATAACTTTTTTCCTTAGAATATTTTCTTGAATGCCGATGCCTTTATTGCCGCCACCACCATCGCGCCTTCTTCAATCCCCAACTCACGCACAGATTCGGAAACGATCTGGGCAATCAGATGTTCATTACCACAGGCAAGCCCCACACGCACACGATTTCCGCTGCTATAAATATCGGTCACAGTACATTGCAAAAGGTTTCTGGCACTTGTTGCCTCGGGATGCCGCTTGAAAAGAAGAATGTCCCGGGAATCGAGCTCAAAAAGATTTTCTTCACCCTCTGCCGGTTCAGTGAGAATGAAATTGATATGCCCCCACTTATAACGAAACAGATCCTTACAGGGTGTGGCACCACCCAGATTAATCAAGTTGACATAACTTTCAAGACCGCTGCCCCACGATTTTCTCACCAGTTCCTCAG encodes the following:
- a CDS encoding GNAT family N-acetyltransferase → MEIIIKDARPIDIDQMLPLLTQQFATEQDFKFNPGVQVQARGLRLMLDGCGKHRAVKVAWMNDTIVGLCSAQAQISMVQGNLNAVVSDLIVDRAYKKKGLSTLLLSAIEGWAVNKGIKSISLLADKDDKDCLDFYNKDAWKRTSLICLVKSLDQERL